cccccCTCCCCGcatttttttccatggaaaaagccattttttccctctctcccgGGGATTTCCAAACGctttctccctgccctgcagcgaTCCCGGGCCCTGTCCCGTTCTGGGTCACACCGGGGGTCCCTCCTCTCTTTTCCATGgatcccccagccccaggaattcccaaattccGGGGGGGGGAGGCACCAAAAGCTTCCGGTTCCAAAGCGCCCGAGCCGGGCTGCAGCAAAAAGGGGTGAAAAGATCGGATTTTGGTCAAAAGGAATCCCACGGGGGACCCCAGGCCCgcgggggttttggggttttctcccaaatccgCCCCAATTCCTTCCTTGGCCCCGGAGCGGGAGAGGCCCCGGAGCTGCCCCCGCtgcaggaatttggggaggaggaggaggaggagggagcgaGGGGTCAGGGAGGAGCCGGGAATTCGCTGACGGATCGGGAAAAGCCGCTGCGTCCGCACTCGGGAGCGGGCAGGGGGCACGGGGGGCgggggagaccccaaaacctgcGGGGAGCGGGGGAGGAGAAGTCAGGGCCCGGACGGCTCGGCTGCAGCCGTCAGCCCGGAGTTAGCCCGGAGTTAGCCCGGAGTCTGGGCCGTTATCCCGGAGTTTGGGTTCGTTATCCCGGAGTTTGGGCCGTTATCCCGGAGTTTGGGTTCGTTATCCCGGAGTTTGGGCCGTTATCCCGGAGTTTGGGTTCGTTATCCCGGAGTTTGGGCCGTTATCCCGGAGTTTGGGTTCGTTATCCCGGAGTTTGGGCCGTTATCCCGGAGTTTGGGTTCGTTATCCCGGAGTCTGGGCTGTTATCCTGGAGTTATGCCGGAGTTTGATCCGTTATCCTGAAGTTTGGGCCGTTATCCCGGAATTTGGGCCCTTATCCCGGTGTTTGACTCATAATCCCGATGTTTGGCTCATTATCCCGGAGTTTGGTCCATAATCCCAGTTTTGGTCCATTATCCTGGTGTTTGGTCCATTATCCCAGCCTTGCACCCCAAATCCCGACAATGGACCCCAAATCCCGACActggatcccaaatcccagcccacGGGGGGGCCCCAACCGCTCCCCAATCCCAAAATTCCGGATCCCCAATCCCAAAATTATGGATCCAATCCCAGAACATCTGGGGGGACGAGGGCCCAGAAGTGACAGAGCCAGGAGGGGCACCCCAAATTCTGGGATTGGCACCTGGAGTTCTGGGATTGGCACCACGAATTCCGGAGATTGGCACCTGGAATTCCAGGGATTGGCACCCCAAATTCTGAGATTGGCACCACGAATTCTGGGATTGGCACCTGGAATTCCAGGGACTGGCACCCGCAGCTCCGGCTCTGGCGCCGGCCGCGCGTTTCTGGCGCCGGAgcgccggcggcgggcgggatCTCCGGTGGGCCGTGAAATCCCAATCTGTGCCGGGAATTCCCGGGATATTGATCCGGGGCCTCGCGGCTCCCGGCGCCGGTTCTGCCCCTTCCTGGTGCCGCCGGAGCCGGGGAACCGGGAAATGTTTGGGGTGGAACGGGGAAATATTTGGGGTGGAACGGGGAAATGTTTGGGGTGGACCAGGAGGATCCTTGGGGGGGACGAGAAGAACATTTGGGGTGGCCAAATGCAGATCCTTGGGATGGACAAGGAGGATCCTTGGGATGGATGGGGAAAATATTTGGGATGGACGAGGAAAATCCTTGGGATGGGTGAGGAAGATCCTTGGGATGGCCAAGATGATCTTTGGGGTGGCCAAAAAAAACATTTGGGGTGGCCaaggaggatttttggggtggccaaggaggatttttggggtggcCAAGGAGGATTTTGGGATGGCCAAGGAGGAGTTTTGGGGTGGCCaaggaggatttttggggtggcCAAGGAGGAGTTTTGGGGTGGCCAAGGAGAATCTTTGGGGTGGCCAAGGAGGATTTTTGGCGTGGCCAAGGAGGAGTTTTGGGGTGGCCAAGGAGGATCTTTGGGGTGGCCAaggaggatttttgggatggCCAAGGAGGAGTTTTGGGGTGGCCAaggaggatttttgggatggCCAGGAGGATCTTTGGGGTGGCCAAGGAAAACCCTCCAGGTCAGCCCCAGGATCTCCACCGggattccctggggagctgcagccctggaatTGGGATGAAAGGAGGGAATTTCACTGCTTTcaatggatttttattttttgggaagCGTTCccacagggaaggagcagccaggccggaggctccagcccttcccaccaAAACGCGCCTCTTTCGGAttccttttttatattttttctctttttttccccaaaatccattCCCAAGCCCCTGCCCTCCATCCCGCGGGAATTATCTCCGGGCGGGCGCGGCTGGGATTTGCAGGAGCTCCATTTCCCAAGGAAAAGCCTCTCCGGCCCCGAAATAACTCCTGAGCTCGAGGGGATTGCGGCCAAAATCCCGAGGcccgggggggctggggggactgggggggacactgggggtgttgggggacactggggggactgggggacactgggggtgttgggggacactggggggactgggggacactggggggcactgggggattggggggactggggggactgaggggcactggggggtgctggggtgtgctgggggatactggggggtgctggggggcactgggaggacTGGAGGGGGACTGAGgggtgctggggcactggggggtGCTGGTGGATACTGGGGGACTGGAGggggactgggggcactgggaggtgctgggggatattgggggtgctggggggcactgggggggactggggggcgCTGGTGTGTACTGGACACTGGGGGGCGCTGGACACTGATACTGGTGGACACTGGTGGACACTGGGGGGTGCTGGTGGACACCGGTGGAcactgggaggtgctgggcactggaggACACACTGGTCACTCTGTGTGCTGGTCACTCTGTGTGCTGGTCACTGCTGGTCACCGCTGGTCACTGCTGGTCACTGCTGGACCCTGGTGGGTGCCCCATTCtccccccagcccagagctgctcctcggCCTGATCCTGATCCGGGGTGAATCCCCGATCCCCAATCCCCGATCCCCAATCCCAGACGGCTGAGCCGCGCTCTGCCCTAATCCCGGCCCGGCTGCTCCggctgctgccagaggggcctccctgcctcagtttccccagcccctaaatcctgctgctctgtgcccacgggTCTCTGAGTTCTGGGATCCCAAAACCCCAGGAacccagaatcccagaacctCAGGATCCAAAGATCCCAGAACCTTGGGATCCCGGAACTCCTGAATTCTGGAATCTCAGGAACCCCAGaattccagaatcccagaattcctgaattccagagccccaaaatcccagaatcctAGAATCCCAGATCCCCTAactccagaatcccaggatccAAAGATCCCAGAACCCCGGGATTCCAGAACTCCTGAATTCCGGAATCTCAGGAACCCAGAACCCCAGAACCCAGAATTCCAGAACCCCAGAACCCAGAATCCAAAGATCCCGGGATCCTGGAATCTCAGAACCCCAGGATTCCAGGACCCCCGGAATCCAAGAATTCCTGAATTCCagaaccccaaaccccagaatcCTAGAATCCCAGAACTCCCGAACCCCAGGACTgatgaggttggaaaagcccaTCAAGCCCATCCGGaattccaggaattcctgggtcgcctccagggctgcccctccctccctccgcaGCCCCTTCCAGGCGGAAATTCCCCCTGAAATTCCCGATCCCGCAGAGCAAATTTGGGAATTGTGGCACAAGGAAGGACACAGAGCCCTTTGGGGAGCGCCCCGAGCCCATCCCGAGGATCCCCCAGGCCGTGCCTCGGGGTGTTCCCTCCCTAATTAATGTTCCCTAATTAATTCCCTAATTCCCCAAATCTCCCGCTTTTGTCTGGGCAGAGgtgacacccaggggacagctGCCACCGGGATTATCGTCTCCACAAATGATTCACTGGGAGGCCACCAATTCATCAAtccaaattaattaattaattaaaccGCGGTGATTAATCCCCGGATCAGCAATGAGCTGTTAACCCGAACTTCTCCGGCCTGGAAAAATCcgcatttttcccctttttttccccccttcaaACCCCCGCATTCAGAATGTGCATTTTCCAAAAATCCCTTCCCAAAACCCCGCGCTGGGATGatggaattctgggattttggggttccaaAATTCAGGAATTCTGGGATATTTGGGGTTCCAAAATTCAGgtattctgggattctgtggacccaaaattcaggatttctgggattttggggttctggaattcaggaattctgggatttttgaGTTCTGGAATTcaggaattctgggattttggggttctggggtcCCACCCCGACCCTTTTCCCGTCGGAACCAGCTCGGACACAGCTCCAGGATTTTATCTGGGGCTGGGGGCGTCACAGCTGCATCCCGGTTCCTCCATTCCcggagggatttgggatttggggggggttcGGGGACCCCCCGGCCGCTCGcggtctcctgctgccacctcccgGCCTCTGCTTCGAAAAGAATTCCCGGGATTTTCCCTCCCCGCCGCCTCGGGAATGCGGGATGGGAGCAGCGAATCCCATAAAAACCGTCCGGGAACGCggggagggtttggggctggaacggggaggattttggggctggaacggggaggatttgggggctggaatggggaggatttgggggctcGAAcggggaggattttgggggctgAAGGAGGATGATTTTGGGGCTGgaatggggatttttggggctggAACGGCGATTTTGGAGCAGAAggaggggaattttggggctaGAACGGGATGGATTTTGGGCtgtaaagggaattttggggctggAACGAGAAGGATTTGGGGGCTGAAggaggaggattttgggggctgGAATGGGGAGAATTTTGGGGCTGGAACggggaggatttttggggttggAAATGGGGTTTTGAGGTTGTAAAGTGCATTTTGGGTTGGAGATTCCTCCCCAAACTCCCcgtcctgctgctggggtgcCCGAGCTGGGGACAGCGGAGCCACCGCGGTGTCCCCAAAGCAAAACCCCCAACCCCGCGCCCTGCCGGGGCAATGAAAATGAATTCCCTGCGAGCGCtggggctgagagcagcacccccgccgtgtccctgtcccctcggCCAGAGGGGCGGCCGGGGGGCGACAGCGCGCCCGACCCCccggaggaggaagaggaggaggtgcaAAGGAGCCGCACGGGGCAGAGGAAGTCCCCGCCGGGCTCTCGGCAGCCCCGAGGGGTCCCCGCTCCGAGATGTCCCCGCCCGGGGGTGGCCGCTGTCCCCCGGcgctgctggcgctgctgctggggctggccggGAGCCGAGGTGAGGAGGGGGAGCGGGATGGGGGGCCGGGGGGCGATTGGGGATTGCGGGAATTCGGGAATTGCGGGGAATTCGGGAATTGCGGGGAAAAGCCGGAGCGGCGAGAGGGGCTCGGGGGATGGAGCGGGGCTGGCTGCGGCTTTGGGGGATTCTCCTCGGAGCCCTCAGCCCGCCCTGCCCGGgagagccgagccgagccgggccgggccgggccgggccgtgacGCGGGGCCGGTTCCCTTTCCTGAGCAGAGTTGGGCTGAAAGTCGCGACTTCCCTGTCCCGACAGTTCCCCAACCCCACAGCTGCGACCTTTCCCTCTTCCCAAACTCAAATCCCTCTGCCCAGCCAGCACAGTTCCTTTTTCCCGGGATTTTGAGGCAGCTGCTGGCGACCCGGGGTCTTTTTTCCCCGAAAAGCAGCGACTTGGGGTGTGGGGAGCGGGGGAACCAGCGGGATTTGGGAGATGGATTCACCCTGGAGCATCTCCAGGTGCCTGGGGCATCTCCCGGCCACACCTTGGCGGGGTTTGGCGTCGTTGTTTTCCCGACAGCTCCAGGATTTGCAGAATCCCAGGATTTCTGAGGCTGGGAGAGAGCTCTGAGGTCACGGAGTCCAGGCTGGGACCAAGCCCCACCTGCTCCCCCAGAATTCCAGGAATtccctggacacctccaggggtgGGGATCCAACCCTCCCTGAGCCCCTTCCAagcccttttctcttttccacgaggaattttcccaaatttccagccctggcagagctggaggccgttccctcctgtcctgccccattccctgggatcagatcccaaatcccctctggcagatcccaaatcccccctggatcccccttctctccaggctgagcccccccagccccctcggGAGAATTTGGACCCTCTCACCCACCCCGGCAGCTCCggagcagcaggaaaagacAATTCCCGTGTCCTGCAGGAAAATTCCCGTGTCCTGCAGGAAAATTCCCGTGTCCTGCAGGAATTCCGGCACCTGGAGCAGGGGGAAATCCCTTCCCGTGCCCCCCGCAGGTCCCACCCATCAATAATCCCGGCTCCCACTCCCCCAGGGGAGGatttcctgcctttccctgctccaaCCCCTGGAATTCCCAAATTGCCCGAGCCTCGGGGTGTCCCCACACCTGCACAGCCCGGGGCTGGAGCCGCTGGAAATTCGGGAGCAAAACTGTTTTGGGGAGGAAATTCCTGGTGGGAAGCCCCCCGGGATGGGTGGGGTTGGCCccgggggctggggaagggagggttTGTGGGGCTGGGCCGTGCAAagagcccccagagctgccctgaccACACGGAGCCGCAGGAAGCGGCGTCGGCCCTCCGGATGTTCCGCGGGTTTTATTTTGGGGGCCTTCGACATCCGGGGCTGCTCTCGAGAAGAGAAACGCAGAAAGTTGAGAGGAAAGGGGGCAGGGGGTGAAATtccctgggatggggagggggacGGGCACcgggagggggaggggaggtgtggagagagagaaaaacccCTGGAACGGGGAATGGACACAGAACCAGTCTGGGATAACGGGGagaggggaaatttgggatggggaatggaCACAGAACCAGTTTGGGATAACGGGGAGagaggggaaatttgggattggGAACCAGCCCAGGATGGTGAGGAGAGAGTGGAACCCCTGGAATGGGGAATGGACCTTGACCAGTCTGGGATAATGGGGagaggggaaatttgggatggggaatggacacagaaccagtctgggataatggggagaggggaaatttgggatggggaatggacacagaaccagtctgggataacggggagaggggggaaatttgggaatggAGATGGGGAATAGACACAGAATCAGTTTGGGGTGGTGTGAAGAACGGAATTTTTGGGATGTGGATGGGGAATGGGCCACTACCAGTTTGGGAGAATGTGGAGAAAATTGATGGGGAATGGACACTCAACCGGTCTGGGATAATGGGGAGACAGTAGAAAttttgggatggggattgggaaCCAGCCCAGGATGGCGAGGAGAGAGTGGAACCCCTGGAATGGGGAATGGACGCTCAACTGGTCTGGGATAATGCGGAGagaggggaaatttgggaatgaGATGGGGAATAGATACAGAACCAGTTTGGGATAatggggagagaggggaaattttgggatggGGAACAGACACAGAACCCGCTTGGGATGGTGTGGAGAGTGGAGTtttggggatggggaatgggccCTGGGGCCAGGAGGGGCCTGGGTGGGCACTGCAGGTGCAGCCCAGGGGTGGCCCCAGCAGTGACCGTGTCCCCTCCGGAGCCACGGAGTCACAGCCTCACCCCGGCTCTGGTTTAGGATCCCCGGGATGCCAAACCCGAGTTGTGTCCGCGGGAGGATCGCTGTGCCTGGCGCCGGAGGAACCCCCGTGGGAGTGGACAGAGATCCACTGGAAAGTGAAAATTGGTTCCGGAACGTGGCAGAAGATCCTGACAGCCCCCAGGGATGGAACTGTCTCCTATCCCAGTGGTTCTTTCCATGGGAAAGGGAAATTCCAGCTGGGAAACTTCTCCCTGTGCATCTCCGCGGTTCACAGAGCCGACAGCGGGGTCTATGCGGCCGAGCTCGAGAATGGGTCAGTGATTTCCTCTCAGTGCTTCCGAGTGTCCGTGTGGGGTGAGTGCCTGGGTCCCTGTGTCtccgtgtccctctgtccctcatccccctgtcccctgttcCCTCTCACCCTCGCTGTCCCCGCAGACCCCCTCCCGCCGCCGGAgctgaaatcccaaatcctgcagcgGGATCGGGGCTGGTGcaccctggccctgctctgctccagccccgggaACGTCTCCTACAGCTGGGCCTGTCCCGGGCATCCCCCGGGGGAGCTCCCGGAGCAGATCCTGGAAAAGATCCCGGAGCAGATCCCGGGACGGATCCCGGAGGAGATCCTGGAGGAAATCCTGGAGCAGATCCCAGAGCAGATCCCAGAGCAGATCCCAGAGCAGATCCCGGGGGAGATCCCGGAGCAGATCCTGGAGGAGATCCCAGAGCAGATCCCAGAGCAGATCCCGGAGCAGATCCCGGAGCAGATCCCGGAGCAGATCCTGGGGATCCCCTCCCGGCTGATCCTGAGGCTCCCTGAGGGCGCCGAACCCCAAATCTGCCTCTGCAACGTCAGCAACCCCGCGGGGTGGAGCGCGGCCCGCGCCCggctcacctgcccaggtgatCTGCCCGTGGATCCCGGGATTTcggggggctgggagggatccACCAGGGTGGGGACCAGGATTTAAAGTTTTGGAGTTTGTAAGTGGGTAAAAATGTGTTTCCAGCACTAAAAGCTTTTGAGCATGTATTTATTTCCATATAAAATTGTATTTActattatttcttatttataCTTATTTGCTTATTACTATTTCTTAAATCCATAATTATTTACATATGGAAATTAATTTATGTACATATATTACAATATataatacattatatatatgtaatatataccCATTTATATAAGTTTATAGAGAACATAAACTTATTTATATATCTTTAatccattattatttttacacTTTTTATTTGATATACGGCAAAAATAACACTTTACAGATTCAAGAAAtcctggaatgttttggctgggaagggaccttaaatcccagctgaattccaggattctgggattctttTCCTGAAATTCCAGAGAATTTCAGCCACTGGacactgctggctgtggctgtggccgTGGCCGTAGGGCTGACCCTGCTCCTcgtgggcagctgctgctggtggaggaagaggaggaagaattCTCGGGAAGGTTTGTCCAGAATGTGGGGGCAggatcccaaattttggggttttgacCCCAAACTGACCTTTGGAACCCAAATTTGGGGATTCTGACCCCACAGGGACCCCCGGAGCCCCCTCAGGACCCTCGGAGATGACCGTCTACGCCGAGGTGGGAGAGAAGAAACCCTGCCAGGACCCCGTGAGTGCCTGGaatgtcccttcccacccaaaatctgggaattttggggtcggaaaagccctccaaggtcATGGAGTCCaccctggggctgagcccagcctggtcACTCAGGGCCCGGTCATCCCTCGGACACATCCAGGACCAGGAACCCAAACCTCGGGCAGTTCCCAGGCCTGACCAggctttccatggggaaatccCCTCCGTGTGGGAATTTCGGGAACCCCAAGTTGATCCTTTTAACCGTTCCTGGCATTTTTTGTGTCCCCAGGCCGGGACGGGGGAGGCCACCCAGGAAGGAGCCACCATCTACACCGTGGTCACTCCCAGGACACTGGTAGGGTCATTCCCGTGGGATCCCAGCTGATTCCCAGGCTGGATCCattttttaatccattttttatcccaaaatttcccattttttgtgCATCCTGACCCTTTTTCCCTGGCAGGAGCACCCCAGGCAGCGGGAGGAACCCGAGAATTTCACCATTTACTCCACGGTCCAGCTCGGCCGCAGGGTGAGGCTGTCCTGAAGTGTCCCCAAGCCTTGGGGACACCAAATCCGTGTCCCCCAAGGTTCTGGGATTGTCATCCCACTTTTCCCAATGggaattttcccctttttcccacAGCCTTCCTCCATCAAGAGGAAGAGGCTGGACCGAGCTTTGGTCTCCACTGCCTACTTGGAGGTAATGGAGAATCCacgggggttttttgggatcaaaaatcccaaaatgccccaaatcccacccgTTTCCTTGCAGGATAATGGGGGTTACAGGCGCTTGGGCTTCCCAAATCCTGCCGACCACCAGCACCCCTAAAACCCCGGAATTCCCATCCCTGTGGAATTCTCCAGGAAACTCCAGTGGACACTGGGATCAATGGAATAGAAATATGCAGAAATTCgagttttttcccccaagattCAACGCCCAGCTGTGCCTTGGAGCGAAGATTTGGGGATGGAAAACTCCAGaagggatggatttgggattgggcAGGCGGGATGGGCAGGGGTGGGaattttgtggtgtttttggggtttggaaaatttgggaatccttttttttgtttgtttttcttggtgAAGGGTGTGAAGAGGTTTGGGTTTGCCCGTCTGAGTTTCTGGCCAAGGCACCAATTCTGGGGTGGGTTTAGCGCTGGTCAAACCCCAGCGCTCACTGGAGTTGTTTGCTCATTGCCTGCTGTGAGATacggagcaggaggaggagggcaaaacaggctcaaaactttaaatggtattaaaaaaatctttatcgactgacttaaaataaaaataaaaataaaatcagaataaaccTTCGGAATGCTTATCCCCCAAgctcttttctttcccactgacaacgtaaagagacaaaacctggcactttcagtcagtttaccaACTCAAAACAGCCTGTCTTCAGCTCTCTTGTGGAGAGCAGTCTCTCTTGCCATGCCACGGAGACTTCTCCACAAGAAACAGCTCTTTCCtggcttttaattttaatttccgTGAAGCGAACAAAGTCCATTGTGAGACAGCGGCTGCGCTGCCCCGGCCGTGAGGATTTTGGCCGGACAGTCTCGGCCTCGTGGTCGCTCTGGATTTTGGGGCCACCTCCAGTGCTGGCCACGAGGCCACTCCTGGCGCTTGGTGTGGCCGTGTGGCTGCTCATGGTGTTGGGACAGTCCTGGTGGCACGGCCCGGCTGTGGCAGGAatctcagcccagcctggccgcGTGGGGCCGGTCAGTGACCCGTTCCCAGGGCAGAGGAAAGAGCTTTTCTTGGGCTTTGCTCATTTTTAAATCTCCTTTTCCACAGAGGCGTGTCCAGCTCCTTTCCGTGGTTTAACTGGCTGTCAATCTGCAAACCGAGCCAGGTGATTGGCTCCTCAGACCTCGCCAGCGGATTGGCTCCGCCCCACAGGGAACCAACCCCAAAGCCCCCGGGATCTCCCCCaactaaaaacccaacaatcgGTTAAACCACGAGGGGAGATGAGGCAGAATCAGGAGAACCCCAAATCCGCCCCAAACCCACCCtgaatccaccccaaatccgccccaaacccaccctgaatccaccccaaatctgccccaaatccaccccaaatcagccccaaatctgccccaaatccatcccaaatctgccccaaacccaccccaaatcAGCCCCAtcctggctctgtccccccTCCCAGGTCCCACCTCCTGGGATGGTTTTCCTGGGCTCCAGGGATGGTTTTCCAGGCTCACCTTTGGATTTGCAGTGGAACAAGAGGTAAATTGATAAAAGCGACGCGATTTCAACCCCAGCTACGACGCCGATCCtgatccagctgctggagttgGCACCTGGAAATGGAAGAAGATCCAGAGGCAACACCCCAAAATAAACCCGGCTCTTCCTGGCATTGGGGCAGGGGGAATTTGGCCTCAAATCCCACCCTGATCCCTCATTCCAGGAGATCTCACTCCAAGCCAGCACAGAGGCTGGACAAGCACTGGACAAGGACGAggatcccagaattcccaaattccccagtTGTTGGGTCAGAAAGGAACTCCGGAgatctcccagcactgccaggacggggtcacccagagcaggggacacggggacacggccaggtgggtttggggtggctCCAGAGGGGGACACTCCATGGGAAGAGGTTCTCACATGGAGGTGGAACTTCTGGGGGTTGGGTTTGTGGCCACCACTCCTTGTCTTGCCCTGGTGCCTCTGGGAAGAGCCTGGACATTGCCAGgaaagggattttgggaggagctggagggtgctgggctcGGGCTCCCCAGTCGCCCTTCCTGGCTGGACGTGGAaaagctgccctgggcactcgGGGACACTCGGGGACACTTGGGAACACTCACTCAGGAGTGAGGATGGACATGGACAGGGGTGGCAGCTTAcctgggctggcagggtggGTGTTTTTTGCTGGCAAGGGGAGAGAACGGGGACAGGGGTCAGAGCTTCCCTCTGCATCCCAGGGAGAGCCGGACCCCGGAGAGTGGGATCAGCCCAGCCCAAGCTCaacattcccatcccatcccaactcATCCcaaccccaaatgccagcttttcCTGCTCTCAGGGGATCGGGATCAGCCCATCCCACTGttccccacctgtccccagcTCTCACCTGAGCAGAGCACCCCGGGGGTGGTGACGGTGATGCTCCTGCTGCTGAC
This window of the Passer domesticus isolate bPasDom1 chromosome 32, bPasDom1.hap1, whole genome shotgun sequence genome carries:
- the LOC135288318 gene encoding uncharacterized protein LOC135288318 isoform X2; the protein is MSPPGGGRCPPALLALLLGLAGSRGSPGCQTRVVSAGGSLCLAPEEPPWEWTEIHWKVKIGSGTWQKILTAPRDGTVSYPSGSFHGKGKFQLGNFSLCISAVHRADSGVYAAELENGSVISSQCFRVSVWDPLPPPELKSQILQRDRGWCTLALLCSSPGNVSYSWACPGHPPGELPEQILEKIPEQIPGRIPEEILEEILEQIPEQIPEQIPEQIPGEIPEQILEEIPEQIPEQIPEQIPEQIPEQILGIPSRLILRLPEGAEPQICLCNVSNPAGWSAARARLTCPENFSHWTLLAVAVAVAVGLTLLLVGSCCWWRKRRKNSREGTPGAPSGPSEMTVYAEVGEKKPCQDPAGTGEATQEGATIYTVVTPRTLEHPRQREEPENFTIYSTVQLGRRPSSIKRKRLDRALVSTAYLEDNGGYRRLGFPNPADHQHP
- the LOC135288318 gene encoding uncharacterized protein LOC135288318 isoform X1, with the protein product MRWGIDTEPVWDNGERGEILGWGTDTEPAWDGVESGVLGMGNGPWGQEGPGWALQVQPRGGPSSDRVPSGATESQPHPGSGLGSPGCQTRVVSAGGSLCLAPEEPPWEWTEIHWKVKIGSGTWQKILTAPRDGTVSYPSGSFHGKGKFQLGNFSLCISAVHRADSGVYAAELENGSVISSQCFRVSVWDPLPPPELKSQILQRDRGWCTLALLCSSPGNVSYSWACPGHPPGELPEQILEKIPEQIPGRIPEEILEEILEQIPEQIPEQIPEQIPGEIPEQILEEIPEQIPEQIPEQIPEQIPEQILGIPSRLILRLPEGAEPQICLCNVSNPAGWSAARARLTCPENFSHWTLLAVAVAVAVGLTLLLVGSCCWWRKRRKNSREGTPGAPSGPSEMTVYAEVGEKKPCQDPAGTGEATQEGATIYTVVTPRTLEHPRQREEPENFTIYSTVQLGRRPSSIKRKRLDRALVSTAYLEDNGGYRRLGFPNPADHQHP